From a region of the Desmodus rotundus isolate HL8 chromosome 7, HLdesRot8A.1, whole genome shotgun sequence genome:
- the LOC112301900 gene encoding protein DGCR6, producing the protein MDRYAGAFEEAADGTRQQERHYQLLSALQSLVKELPSSFQQRLSYTTLSDLALALLDGTVFEIVQGLLEIQHLTEKSLYNQRLRLQNEHRVLRQALRQKHQEAQQACRPHNLPMLQAAQQREQEAMEHRIREEQRAMDQKIILELDRKVADQQSTLEKAGVAGFYVTTNPQELTLQMNLLELIRKLQQRGCQAGKAAL; encoded by the exons ATGGATCGCTACGCGGGCGCCTTCGAGGAGGCGGCGGATGGGACGCGGCAGCAGGAGCGGCATTATCAGCTGCTGTCGGCACTGCAGAGCCTGGTCAAGGAGCTGCCCAG CTCTTTCCAACAGCGCCTGTCCTACACCACGCTCAGCGACCTGGCCCTGGCGCTTCTGGATGGCACCGTGTTCGAGATCGTTCAGGGGCTGTTGGAGATCCAGCATCTCACCGAGAAGAGCCTGTACAACCAGCGCTTGCGGCTGCAGAACGAGCACCGAG TGCTCAGGCAGGCCCTGCGGCAGAAGCACCAGGAAGCCCAGCAGGCCTGCCGGCCCCACAACTTGCCCATGCTACAGGCAGCTCAGCAGCGCGAGCAGGAG GCAATGGAGCACCGGATCCGGGAGGAGCAGCGGGCAATGGACCAGAAGATCATCCTGGAGCTAGACCGGAAGGTGGCAGACCAGCAGAGCACACTGGAGAAGGCAGGGGTTGCTGGCTTCTATGTGACCACCAACCCACAG GAGCTGACACTACAGATGAACTTGTTGGAACTCATCCGGAAGCTGCAGCAAAGGGGCTGCCAGGCGGGGAAGGCAGCCCTGTGA